The genomic stretch TGCAGCTGGCGCATGAAGAAGATGAAGAACAGGAACAGGAAGACGACCGGCATCCACTGACCGAGGATGGTCAGCCAGAGGCTGTTCTGCTCCTCCCGCTCGTACTTCACGTCCACGCCATTGCTGCGGAGCTGGTTCAGCATGGCCGCATCCGGCGCCGGCCCCGTCGTGCGGAACTTCTCCGACGTGTCGGTGAACTTGCCGGAATAGGTGTTGCCCTTGACGGCAACCTCCTTGACCTTCTTCTCCTCCACCTTCGTCAGCAACTGGGTGAAGGACGGTTCCTGGACCTGGTCGTTGCCCTGGGAGAAGAAATTGTAGAAGGCGACGAAGAGGACGATCAGGATGACCCAGAGCCCGATGGTCTTGTAAGTCGAACGCACGTGTCAGCTGCCCTTTCGGAACTCGGCGGGATGAGGGCCGCGCTGGGAAGAACCCCAGCTTTATCCATCACTTGGCCGACACCAGGCGAGCTACCCAGCGGCGGACCGTATCAGCAACAGCAAAAAGCCCTCAACTATTTAGGGGGCCGCGCCCATCCCCCGAACTGCGACTCTGCCACTCTATAACGCCGCGGTCCGCTGAATGCTCGAACCGGGGGGAACCGCCCAGAGGTACTCCCTGGCGGCCGCACGCGGAACCACCGGTGGCCAGAGGCCGGGGAGCCACAACACCTGCCCCTCGGCATCCGCCACCACCGGCCGCGTGGCCCGTGCTTCCGCGGGCACCCGAAAATCAACCAACACATCTTGAAGCTTGCGTTGTCCCCCAGCAGTGCACACCCGGTCGCCGGGGCGACGTGTCCGCACGGTCAGCGGCCAGCGCGTCCCGTCCCCGAGCGCCAGCCCGAGCACGCCCGCAGGTGGAGGTCCGAACTCGACGGAAAAATTCCAACCCGTCCCCGCGAGCGCGCCCCGCGCCCCCGCGTGCTCCAGCCGAAGTTCAGCCGGTGGGGGGGGCGGCACCTGCCGCACGCAGCGCACCCGTCCGCTGGTCGCGCGCAGCACGTAGCCCCGCCCCAACGTGGCCGTGCCGCCCTGGGCCACCGCGCGCTGCACGCGGGCCAGCGTGGCCTCATCCACCACGGCCTCCGTGCTGGCCACCAGCCGGGCGAGCACCCGCCGGCGCAGCGCGGGCTCCAGCGCGCGCACGCCCACCGCATCCAGGGCGCCATCCTCCAGGCGCAACCGGTCGAAGGCCGCGTCCGCCATGGACGCCAGCAGCGACTCGTCCTCCGCGGCCACCCGCGCGAAGGCGGCCAGGTGCTTCTCCACGGCGAAACCGGCGGCGCGCGACAGAACGGGTAGCACTCCAAGGCGAACGCGCGTCCGGAAGTGGACAGGGTCGGCGTTCATCGGGTCTGTCGTGTAGGCGACACCCTGTTCCGCCAGGAAGGCCACCACGTCCTCCCGCGTGCACGACAGCAGGGGGCGCACCAGTCCGGGGCGCGTTTCGTGGATGCCCACCGCGCCGCGCAGGGCGGTGCCTCGTGCCAGGCGCATGAGCAGCGTCTCCGCCTGGTCCGTGGCGGTGTGCGCGGTGGCCACCACCTCCAGGCCCCGCTCACGGCGGAGCGCCTCCAGCGTCGCGTAGCGAGCCTCCCTCGCGCGCGCCTCGATGCCAGCCCCTGGACGAAGTCGCAGCGCCTGGACGTGGCAGGGCAGCCCGTGAGCGGCCGCCAGGACGGACACCTGGCGGGCTTCCTCCGCCGCTTCGGGGCGCAGGCCATGGTCCAGCGAGGCCACCTCCACGCGAAGCCGGAGTCGCTCGGCGACGTGCGCGGTTCCCACCAGAAGGGCCGTGGAGTCCGCGCCGCCGGAAACGGCGAGCAGCACCGACCCTCCCTCGAGTCCCAGCCGGGTGTACGCCTCTTGAAGCGTCGTCGTCAGCAACTGCGTGGCGGAATCATGACGGGGCATCGGACCGCGGTGGAATGGAGTGTCGGGTGAGCGGGTTACAGAGGCACGTGCGGTTGAAGGCAGGGGGGCTGATTCTTATGATCGTCACAACATCGAATCGGCGTTGATGCGGTAGCGGAAATACACGCGGCCGAGAACGCTGTTCTTGAGACGGTCGAATTTTGAGCTGTTGGACCTAGGGGTCCCCCCCCTCCCCCTCTGGGTCCACGGGTCCGCCTGGAGATTTCTCCTGGCGGTCCCTCTTTCCGAAGCGCCCCGGACTTCCTCGTGGAGTCCGGGGCGTTTCCTTTTTCGCGCATGGTTGCACAGCTTACGTGCAACTGGACGAGCAAGGGGACGGACCGTGCGACCTCGGAATGAGTCCTTGGAAACCGTTGACCCTCTTGGGAGTCTGTCGGATAACGGCCCAGGTGTGTTCAGGTCGTCACCCCGAATCCGCCCCGGAGACCCAAGTATGGCAGGCACCGACAAGCGCAAGCAGTCGCTGTACTTCCCCGAGGAGATGCTGAAGGAGATCCAGGAAGAGGCGACCCGTCAGGACCGCTCCCTTTCCTGGGTCGTGCAGCAGGCGTGGAAGATCGCCCGCGAGCGCATCAAGTCGTTCCCCGCCGTGAATGACGTGACTGGCGACGAGCGCCAGGACCCTCGGGAGGAGTAACGACGGATGGCTACGACGGACCATCGTAAACAGAGTCTCTATTTCCCCGAGGACATGCTGGAGGAGATCCAGCGTGAGGCGACGCGGCAAGACCGCTCGCTGTCCTGGATTGTCCAGCAAGCGTGGAAGGTGGCGCGCGGGGACATCCGGAAGATGCCGTCGGTCAACGACGTGCTCAGCCCGCCTCTTCGTCCCGCGGCCCCCGCGCCCGCCCCGGCTCAGCCGGTGACGGCCGTCGCGGCGGCGCCTTCCGAAGAGCCCAAGTAGTTCCGGAGGGCCGGCTCCACGCCCGGTCCCCCACCCTCACCTGCCCGCGGGCCTCGCGGGCAGGGCGCAGTTCTGGAAGACGACACGCGACTGCTCGCGCAGCGCCTGCACGGGCGTTGGGTGCTTCGTCTTCATGTACGCTGACGCGAGGTTGGCTTCCATCCCCCCCAGCCTACGCACCTGCACCGGGTTGCGGTCGGGGTTCTGTCCCGCGTTGCCCAGCGCCGCGCCGTAACCGTCTCCGCCCTCCAGGATGTACGCGTTCATGGCCACGCGGTAGCGGATGGACGCGTCGTCGCGCGGCGGCAGCTCCACAGGCACCCCACCCACCGTCAGTTCGCGCACGCGCGAACCTCTCGGTTGGGCGCAGTCCACGCGCAGCGAGCTGCCCTCGGACACGTGGAGGAAGGCGCCGGAGGGCGAGGCGATGCTCTGCCCTTCCAGGTACAGCGAGCCCACGGACAGCTCCATCATGTCCACGAGCTCCTTCTCCGTGAGGTCCACCGTCACGACGAGGTTCTCGAAGAGGATGAGCTCATGCAGCACGCCGTCGGTGAGCGCACCCTGGCGCAGCGAGGTCCGCGTGACGCACAAGCCCTCCTGGCGCAGCGAGCCTCCGTTGACGACCCCCAGCACCGCGGGGCGCGTGGATTCATCCTCCGCGTGGAGGAGCGCATCCGCGACGAGCTGGCCCAGCGCGTTGTTGTCGTGCCGGGTGTAGACCTTGTCGAGGAGCACGTCGTGGGCCAGGTAGCCCACGACGGCGTCCGGGTCCTCCACCAGGGGCTGGCACGAATCGTTGTAGGCGATGCAGCCGCCGTGGAAGGCGCCCAGGGCGAAGGTGAGCGCGGTGAAGAGGGAGCGGGAGCGCGGCATCAGTAGTGGGCCCTCACGGTGAGGAATCCGGACATGCCCTCGCGCGGCAGCAGGCCGGGGACGCGGTCCGGACGGGGCACGTCGTCACGAAGGTCGTTGTCGAACAGGTTGTGCGCCACCAGGGCCACCTCGAAGTGCTCCAGGATGGGCTCGGTGCGCAGCTGCGCGGTGATGAGGCTGTAGGACGGAATCTTGTAGCGGCGGATGAGCTCCAGCACGGAGCGGCTGTTGTTGCGCCGCTCCGCGCCTGTGCGCACCACCACGTCGAAGTTCACATAGGCGCCGATGGGCATCGTCACGCCCGCGTTGAAGCGCGCCTGCGGCGTGTCGGTGAGCAGGCGGGACTGGGCGGGCAGCTCCAGGTCCTCCGCGCGGGAGATGCTGGCGTTGAGCCACGCATACGCGCGCTTGGAGGCCTCCAGCCGGGCCTCGCCCTCCACGCCGTACACGCGCACGCCCAGCTCGCGGTTGCGCAGCGGGACGATGTTGCCGGACGTGTCCACGGGGACGATGGGCGAGCCGAAGAAGGCCACGTACGCGTTGGCGCGCAGCCGCACACGTGCGTCCCCCGCCGCCTGGATGAGGTCGGCGCCCAGCTCGAAGGTGTCCACCGTGGCGGGCTGGAGGCGCGGGTTCCCCTCGAAGCGGCCCTGGTTGTAATCCGTGTCTGGAATGCGCTCGACCAGCTCCTGCAGCGTGGGGGCGCGGAAGGCACGCCCGTAGAGGGCCTTGAGCACCAGCGCGTCGGTGGCCGCGAACACCAGCCCCACGCGCGGATTGAGGGTGGGCACGAAGCGGGTGCCGTTGATGGCGCCGGACGCATCCACGGTGGGCAACTGGGTGGCGTCCATCCGCACGCCGAACGTGAGCGTGAGCGCGCTGACGACGGTCCACTGGTCCTGCGCGAACAGGCCCACGTTGAGGCGGCGGGACGCGGCACCGCTCGTCAGGTCCACCAGGCCCTCCGGCCGCGCCAGGCCGTCCGGACGCACCTGGGCGTCCAGGGTGTAGTTCGTCACGTAGTCGTATTCGCCCAGCGACTGCTGCTCCACCACCGCGCCCACAGAGAGGCGGTTGTAGGCGCCCAGGGCCACGTCCGCGTCCACGGAACCGGTGAGCGAGCGCACGGAGACGCGCGTCTGCTCCTGCATCCCCTCTTCGAACAGGCGGTTCGTGCCCGTGCCGGTGCTGAAGTCGTGAGGCGTGATCTGGAAGAAGCGGTCGGTGGACTGCTGGTCATACGCGGCCCGCGCGCGGAGCGTCACGTCGGGTCCGAAGGAGCGCTCCCAGGTCAGGTCCGCGAGGAAGACATTCCAGCCCAGCTTGGAGTCCTCGCCCACCGTGTCGAAGAGGCCCACCAGGGCGCTGCGGCGCTCGGTGAGGAAGCGCGCGGAGGCCCCCAGGCGGCCCGCGTCGCCCATGGCGTAGGTGGCGCCCGCGCCCGCGTTGAAGAGGAAGCGCTCGTCGCGGGTGCGCCCCGCGGGGTCCGTCACGTCGCGTAGCCCCTGCGAGCGCGTCTCGTCGTCCAGGCCGTCGTTCTCGATGACGGTGGAGTCACCGGCCTGGCTCCACACGTCAATGTCCGCGAAGACGCGCAGGTTCCCGGCGGTGTGCCCCGCGGAGAGGTGTCCGTTCCCCGTGACGGCGAGCCGGTCGTCCTGGCCCGGGTAGCCGCCGACGGACACGGCCGTCCGAACGCCGTCCGACGTGTCCGTGACGATGTTGACCACGCCCAGGAAGGCACCTGCGCCATAGAGAGCGGAGCCGGGACCGCGGATGACCTCCACCCGCTCCAGGTTCTCCACCGGCAGGTTCATCAGCGCCTTGCCGTCGAAGAAGCTGTTGAGGCGGTGGCCGTTGAGGAGGAAGAGCACCTCCGCGTCATTGCGCAGGCCACGAATGGCGGTGCGGTGGAAGCCCTGCACATCCCTGCTGACCGACAGGCCGGGCACCACGTCCAGGACGTCCGCCACGGTGCGCGCGCCCAGGGAACGCAGCTGCTGCTGACTGAACGAGGCGCCAATGGCGGGCACCGTCCGCACCGCCGCCTCGTGGCGCGTGGCCAGGGCCAGCGTGTCCTCGGCGCTGTAAAGGGCCAGGTCCTCCTCCAGCTCGGAACGTGGGGTCGCCGGCTCACGCGACGCGGGCGCGCTGCCTGCCGTCGCGGAGGTCCGGGACGGCCGTGCCGGCGACGAAGCCTCCGTGGGCGCATCCGCGGGCAGGTCCGCCGCGAGCGCGGCCATGGAGTCGTCCTGCGGCGTCGACGGGGGTGCATCCTTTCGCGGCGCCTCCACCTGCGCGCGGGAGCGCTCAGGCGGCGGCGTGCGCTCGGGAGCCGGCGTACGCTCGGGCGGAGCGGCGCGCGGTGGCGTCCGGCTCGGCGGGGGCCGGCGCTCGGGAGGCGGCGTGGGCCGGACGATGGACGCACTGGCCGGCGTCTCGCCGCCCACGAGCACGCGCGCGGGGCGCGCGGCGGACTGGAAGAGCGGCACGCGCTGGCCATCCGCGGTGAGGCCCTCGACGTAGTACTCGATGCCGGGCGGGACGACGTGCTCCGCGGGAATCACGGCCCGGTACAGGTCGCCGTACTCCCGCTCCATGGGGCGGCGGGCGTAGGGCTCGCCCGGGCCTCGGTAGCGCACGTACAGCTCGAGGACGCGGCGGCCTTCCACCAGCGTGCCGTCGAGTTGCAGCGCGACACGCGGCTCGGCGCGTTCTGGCGGGGAATGCAAGAGCCCCGGTTCCTCGGCGCGGCCGGGCACCGCCATGATGAGGACCAGGCTGAGGAGGGTCGCGCGAGCGTGTGCGGTCTTCAAGGCTGAGGGCCATGGTCCATTGGCCCTCCGTCCCAGTCAAGGAACGCACCCGACACGCGGACGCGCCGTTTTTTTGCCGGGCCTGCGGTGGCGTGCGAGGGATTGCGGTACTCCATGCGCGCTTCGCTCGCCTTGCACCTCGCCCTGTTCCGACGCCAGCGCGCGCAGATTGCCCGAGTGGTTGACGGACAGACGGCATCATTCCGAACCTACGAGGCCCGCTTCCGGCGGCGCACCTCGGGATACCGGAGCGTCACGACGCTGCCCGCCGTGTACCAGCAGGTACAGGCGGCGGACGTCGTCTACGTCGGCGACTACCACACGCTCCCGCTCGCGCAGGAGACCTATCTCGCACTGGTGGAGCGGGCGCAGGCCTCGGGCCGCCGCGTCATCATGGCGCTGGAGTGCGTGGAGGGCCGTCACCAGGCCACCGTGGATGCCTGGCGCGCCGGCCGCGTCACCGAGCGCTCCCTGCTGGCGAAGCTGGGACACGGCTCGGGGGTCTGGTCCAATACGCGCGCCCTGCTCTCCTTCGCGCGCAAGCAGAAGCTGGAAGTGGTGGGCATCGACCGCCGGGCGCAGGGTGAGCGCTCGCTGGAGCTTCGCGACGCCTACGCCGCCGAACGCATCGCCCGCGCCGCCCGCGCGCCGGACCGGCCGCTGGTCATGGTGCTGGTGGGCCAGTACCACGTGGCGCCCTGCCACCTGCCCGCGCAGGTGGAGCGCGCGCTCGGCACGGAGACGCGCAAGGGGCTGGTCGTGTACCAGAACGCGGAGGGCGTCTGGTGGCGGCTGGCTCGCGAAGGCCGCGTTGGCGCCGCGGAGGCCGTGGAGCTGGCCGACGGCACCCTGTGCCTGATGAACGCCTCGCCCGTGGTGTGCCAGCAGAGCTTCCTGGACTACCTGGAGGCGGAGGCCGGAGACGCCCCGCTGTTGGATCGCGGCGCCGCCGAGCGCTTCCGTGAAATGTCCGCGCTGATCGGCCGGCTCGCCGGCGTGCCCGTGGGCCGTTCCCTGGACACGGTGGACGTGGCCACCGCCGCGGACGGCGACGTCCTGGCGCGAATCCAGCGGCGCGGACGCTTCACCCAGGCCGAGCTGACCCAGCTTCGCCGCCACATCCTCTCCCGCGAGAGCAGCTACATCCCGCGCGCGCGGGTGGCCTACCTGGCGTCGCTGTCACTGAACCACGCGGCGGAGGAAGCGGCGCACTTCGTCCGGCACTGCGCCGTGGGTGACGCCATGGACGCGCCGCGCGGCGCCTCGGAGGCCTTCTACGCGCGCTGTCTGGAAGAGGCGCTGGGCTTCTTCGGCTCGAAGCTGGTGAACCCCCGGCGCACCTGCCTGGGCGTGGCCGAGTGGGCCAAGCGCTTCGGCGAGAGCCGCGGCGTGGAGCGGCAGATCGCCGCCTTCGTGCTGGCCCACAAGGCCACGGAGGCGGAAGCGCCGGAGGAAGCCGTGAAGCTCCTCCCCCTGCGCAAGGACCGGCTGTTCCACGGCGTCAGCCACGCCCTGGGCTATCTGCTCGGAGACCGGCTGTACCAGGCCTTCGACAGTGGCCAGGTGGCCAAGGCGGAGGTGCAGGCCCTGTTCCGCGACCCCTTCGTGGACCCGCGCGCGGCCTACTTCGCCTGGGCGGAACGCCTGGGCATCTGAGCCCGGCTACAAGTCAACCTGTCCCGAGGGAGGCGGAGGCGCGGCTTCCTCCTCCATGTCGAGCGGGCCGAACGTCCCATCCGGCTTCAACATCCGCTGCCGCTCCGGCGCTTCGCTCAGCACCCGGATGGCTCCGTCCGGGGTCAGGAAGTAGGCGATGCGGGACGCGGCGTGGATGACCGTGAGCGCGCCCAGCTCCGGGTAGAGCATCAGCGTCGCCAGCTCCGTCTCCAACGGCCCCCCGAAGAGGACGTGGGAGTGGGCCGAGCCCTGGTACAGCTCACCCTCCGGCCCAGGCTCCAGACTGATGGCGAAGACGTTCTGGTGCAGCCGCACCGCCTCCCGCTGCGTGCGCCCGTCAGGGCCGTAGCGGAACCGGATGTCCCCACCGAGATAGAAGCGCATGGGGTCCCGCGTGCCCTGGAGGACATAGACGGTGAGGTCACCATCCTCCTCCACGAAGACCACCGGATTGATGGTCCCCCGTTCGAAGGCCTCCACCGTGGCCAGCATCGACGTCTTCACCGCTCGGGCGACGGGGCTGAAGTCCCCGGGCAGCTCGTTGAGTGGCAGCGGAGCCATCTGCTCCGCGTCGTCACGCGGAGCCTTGAAGGCATAGGCCGGGGTGAAGGTGCCCGCATCGTCCAAGGTGCCGAAGAGGGCGTACCACCCGTCCTCACGAGGCACCGTGAAGAACCACTCCATGCGCGAGCGGTCCAGCGCGTCCTGGATGAGGAGCCGATCCGTGGCGAAGATGGCGGCGCGCTCCGCATCGAAGAGGTATTTCGCCCGCGTCTGCACCCGGCGCAGCTCCGCGTCATCCGGAACGGCCACCGTGGACTCCGGGCCCTCGGGCTTCACGCGGCCCGAGCGCGCGCCGCAACCGAAGAAGAGAACGGCGACGGCCAGCAATGGGAACACGCGCATGAGGACCTCGTCCGCGAAGGCAGGTCCACGCATTCTGCGCCAGCCGCCCACGACGCGCCACGCCGCGTGCGCCGACACGGTGTCCGCCACCGCCGGAGGGTCGGCGGCACATCCGCCGCCCCCTCCCTGGCGTTTGGCACGGGACTACGTCTTCTGCGGCGCGTTCGCCTGCATGGCCGACTTCACCTTCTCGCGGAAGGCGCGCATCTTCGATCGCATCTCGTCCTTCTGCGCGTCGGAGAGCTGGCCGCCCGAGGCTTCACGCTGGGCCTTCATCTCCTCACGCAGTTGGCGGCCCTCGGCCTTGAACTGGTCGGCCTGGGCCTGGGAGAGCCTTCCCTCGGCCACGGCCTTGTCCATCCGGTGCTCCATACGGGCCATCTTGTTCCCGTGCTTCTTGCCCTTGTGCCGGTGGTGCCCACCGTGCCCCTTGCAGTCCGCGGCAGGCGGATTTGCGGACTCGGGCGCGGCCGTCTGGGCCAGCACGGGCGCGGTGATGAACAGCGAGGCGACAGCAACGGAACGCAGGGCGGTCATGAGCTTCATCGTGGTTTGCTCCTCAGGGTGACTGAGGCTTCGGGGGCCGGCCTTCCCGTCACCTCATGCCCTGAAAAACCCCGCGCGGCGCGAAAGGTTAAATCCGCCCGAGCGGACGCCTTTCGCGCCTGCTTCCCTGCCCCACGCCCTACCGCGATGGGAGCTTCATCGCGCGGGTGGCGATGAAGCCGTTGTAGTACTGCGACAGGGCATCTTCCGGACCGAACGAGTCCTCGAAGAGGCCAATGATGGCGAGCCCCGCATCCGCCTGACCGCCAAGCTGGTCCTCCAGGGAGTGCCCCACACAGAGCGGCTCGCCCGCGTCCGTGAAGCGGCGGCGCTCCTCGTCGGACAGGCTGGTGAAGTCCGAATAGGGCATCCGGTACTTCAACGTGAAGATGCCCTGCTTCTCCAAGGAGAGGTCGAACAGGTAGTTCACGGGGTTGGTGAAGCCGGTCAGCAGCACGCCGCCGGGGCGCAGCACGCGCGCCGCTTCACGCCACACGGGGCGCACCGCGTCCACGAAGCCGTTGGAGCACGGGTGGAAGATGAGGTCGAAGCTCGCGTCCTCGAAGGCGGAGAGGTCGCGCATGTCGCCCTCCACCAGCCGCAGCTCCAGGCCCTCGCGCTCCGCCACCATGCGGTCCTGGCCGAGTTGCGCGGGCGAGTTGTCCAGCACCGACACCCGGGCGCCCGCCGCCGCCAGCACCGGGGCCTGCTGTCCACCCGAGCCCGCGAGGCAAAGGATGTCCTTGCCCCTCACGTCGCCGAACCACTCGCGCGGCACCGGCTTCATGGGAGTGAGGACGATGCTCCACTCGCCTTTGCGCGCCGCGGCGATGACCTCTGGGCTGACGGGAAGCGTCCACTTGTTGCCCGTGGCCACCTGACGGTCCCACGCCTCGCGGTTGTACGTCCGCACGTCCAATTCAGTCGTCATGCAGCACCCTTCCTTCCATGCCTCCGGCGACAGTGACGACTTCACCCGTCACATGTCCGGAGATTCGATCCGACGCGAGCGACACCACCGCCCGCGCCACGTCCACCGGCTGCGCCACCTTGCGCAGCGGCATCGTCCGCGTGACGCGTTCAACGAAGCCCGGCTGGGCCAGTTTGTCGCGGCTGCGGTCCACCGCCGTCCATCCCGGGCACACGACGTTGACGCGGCCCAGGGGCGCGATGCGGCCCAATTCGTTCTTGAGGCTCTTGAGGAAGCCACTCGCCAGCGCGCCCTTGGCGGCGGCGTAGTCAGCATGTCCTGCTTCACCGAACAGCCCCGCCGTGGAGCTGATGATGACGATGCTGCCCGTCTTCGTGGTGGCCACGTGCCGAAGGAAGGCGCGGCAGCACAGGAAGACGCTGTCCAGGTTCTCCGCCAGCGTGCGGCGCCAGCGCGTCAAGGACATCTCCCAGACAGGTTCATCCGGGGCGGGCCATACCCCCGCGTTGCACACCAGCACGTCCAACCGTCCCAGCGCGGCCACCGCCGCGGGAACCAGCGCGTCCACGTCGGCCTCCACCGTCAGGTCCGCGCGCAGCGCGGCGCCGCAAACGTCACGCGCCAGCGTCTGGGCCTTCTCGGTACTGGAGTGGTAGTGCACTGCCACCTTCGCGCCTTCTTCCGCGAAGGTATGGACCAGGGCGGTGCCGATTCCTCCG from Myxococcus xanthus encodes the following:
- a CDS encoding class I SAM-dependent methyltransferase — protein: MTTELDVRTYNREAWDRQVATGNKWTLPVSPEVIAAARKGEWSIVLTPMKPVPREWFGDVRGKDILCLAGSGGQQAPVLAAAGARVSVLDNSPAQLGQDRMVAEREGLELRLVEGDMRDLSAFEDASFDLIFHPCSNGFVDAVRPVWREAARVLRPGGVLLTGFTNPVNYLFDLSLEKQGIFTLKYRMPYSDFTSLSDEERRRFTDAGEPLCVGHSLEDQLGGQADAGLAIIGLFEDSFGPEDALSQYYNGFIATRAMKLPSR
- a CDS encoding 5'-nucleotidase C-terminal domain-containing protein, with the translated sequence MPRSRSLFTALTFALGAFHGGCIAYNDSCQPLVEDPDAVVGYLAHDVLLDKVYTRHDNNALGQLVADALLHAEDESTRPAVLGVVNGGSLRQEGLCVTRTSLRQGALTDGVLHELILFENLVVTVDLTEKELVDMMELSVGSLYLEGQSIASPSGAFLHVSEGSSLRVDCAQPRGSRVRELTVGGVPVELPPRDDASIRYRVAMNAYILEGGDGYGAALGNAGQNPDRNPVQVRRLGGMEANLASAYMKTKHPTPVQALREQSRVVFQNCALPARPAGR
- a CDS encoding TIGR04563 family protein, which produces MAGTDKRKQSLYFPEEMLKEIQEEATRQDRSLSWVVQQAWKIARERIKSFPAVNDVTGDERQDPREE
- a CDS encoding TonB-dependent receptor domain-containing protein, with amino-acid sequence MKTAHARATLLSLVLIMAVPGRAEEPGLLHSPPERAEPRVALQLDGTLVEGRRVLELYVRYRGPGEPYARRPMEREYGDLYRAVIPAEHVVPPGIEYYVEGLTADGQRVPLFQSAARPARVLVGGETPASASIVRPTPPPERRPPPSRTPPRAAPPERTPAPERTPPPERSRAQVEAPRKDAPPSTPQDDSMAALAADLPADAPTEASSPARPSRTSATAGSAPASREPATPRSELEEDLALYSAEDTLALATRHEAAVRTVPAIGASFSQQQLRSLGARTVADVLDVVPGLSVSRDVQGFHRTAIRGLRNDAEVLFLLNGHRLNSFFDGKALMNLPVENLERVEVIRGPGSALYGAGAFLGVVNIVTDTSDGVRTAVSVGGYPGQDDRLAVTGNGHLSAGHTAGNLRVFADIDVWSQAGDSTVIENDGLDDETRSQGLRDVTDPAGRTRDERFLFNAGAGATYAMGDAGRLGASARFLTERRSALVGLFDTVGEDSKLGWNVFLADLTWERSFGPDVTLRARAAYDQQSTDRFFQITPHDFSTGTGTNRLFEEGMQEQTRVSVRSLTGSVDADVALGAYNRLSVGAVVEQQSLGEYDYVTNYTLDAQVRPDGLARPEGLVDLTSGAASRRLNVGLFAQDQWTVVSALTLTFGVRMDATQLPTVDASGAINGTRFVPTLNPRVGLVFAATDALVLKALYGRAFRAPTLQELVERIPDTDYNQGRFEGNPRLQPATVDTFELGADLIQAAGDARVRLRANAYVAFFGSPIVPVDTSGNIVPLRNRELGVRVYGVEGEARLEASKRAYAWLNASISRAEDLELPAQSRLLTDTPQARFNAGVTMPIGAYVNFDVVVRTGAERRNNSRSVLELIRRYKIPSYSLITAQLRTEPILEHFEVALVAHNLFDNDLRDDVPRPDRVPGLLPREGMSGFLTVRAHY
- the tilS gene encoding tRNA lysidine(34) synthetase TilS, whose product is MPRHDSATQLLTTTLQEAYTRLGLEGGSVLLAVSGGADSTALLVGTAHVAERLRLRVEVASLDHGLRPEAAEEARQVSVLAAAHGLPCHVQALRLRPGAGIEARAREARYATLEALRRERGLEVVATAHTATDQAETLLMRLARGTALRGAVGIHETRPGLVRPLLSCTREDVVAFLAEQGVAYTTDPMNADPVHFRTRVRLGVLPVLSRAAGFAVEKHLAAFARVAAEDESLLASMADAAFDRLRLEDGALDAVGVRALEPALRRRVLARLVASTEAVVDEATLARVQRAVAQGGTATLGRGYVLRATSGRVRCVRQVPPPPPAELRLEHAGARGALAGTGWNFSVEFGPPPAGVLGLALGDGTRWPLTVRTRRPGDRVCTAGGQRKLQDVLVDFRVPAEARATRPVVADAEGQVLWLPGLWPPVVPRAAAREYLWAVPPGSSIQRTAAL
- a CDS encoding SDR family NAD(P)-dependent oxidoreductase, which produces MDTELQGRGVLVTGGAGGIGTALVHTFAEEGAKVAVHYHSSTEKAQTLARDVCGAALRADLTVEADVDALVPAAVAALGRLDVLVCNAGVWPAPDEPVWEMSLTRWRRTLAENLDSVFLCCRAFLRHVATTKTGSIVIISSTAGLFGEAGHADYAAAKGALASGFLKSLKNELGRIAPLGRVNVVCPGWTAVDRSRDKLAQPGFVERVTRTMPLRKVAQPVDVARAVVSLASDRISGHVTGEVVTVAGGMEGRVLHDD
- a CDS encoding ChaN family lipoprotein → MRASLALHLALFRRQRAQIARVVDGQTASFRTYEARFRRRTSGYRSVTTLPAVYQQVQAADVVYVGDYHTLPLAQETYLALVERAQASGRRVIMALECVEGRHQATVDAWRAGRVTERSLLAKLGHGSGVWSNTRALLSFARKQKLEVVGIDRRAQGERSLELRDAYAAERIARAARAPDRPLVMVLVGQYHVAPCHLPAQVERALGTETRKGLVVYQNAEGVWWRLAREGRVGAAEAVELADGTLCLMNASPVVCQQSFLDYLEAEAGDAPLLDRGAAERFREMSALIGRLAGVPVGRSLDTVDVATAADGDVLARIQRRGRFTQAELTQLRRHILSRESSYIPRARVAYLASLSLNHAAEEAAHFVRHCAVGDAMDAPRGASEAFYARCLEEALGFFGSKLVNPRRTCLGVAEWAKRFGESRGVERQIAAFVLAHKATEAEAPEEAVKLLPLRKDRLFHGVSHALGYLLGDRLYQAFDSGQVAKAEVQALFRDPFVDPRAAYFAWAERLGI
- a CDS encoding TIGR04563 family protein, coding for MATTDHRKQSLYFPEDMLEEIQREATRQDRSLSWIVQQAWKVARGDIRKMPSVNDVLSPPLRPAAPAPAPAQPVTAVAAAPSEEPK